In one window of Pseudoalteromonas sp. N1230-9 DNA:
- a CDS encoding DUF2955 domain-containing protein — protein MSVLQLDGNGLRQALRIATGSALGFALAKLMNWPNGIFFTVYPMLLLGLVPVLNMHIIRQFYAGAVFSALFVLVVQGLFSHLPVVMTMMSFVAFAFLFYQMSRGANFLFGATTVVSLSIQLHFSTYTGGGVSIYPLIISNAVAVVVTVIFSMLMHGLFPDVAPRQARVMPEKAKESIRHEVLLCSTVATLSFVVFQVFDLQDSISAQAASVLILFSLCWKAAGMAAWQRAIGTLIGCNLALVAQLFLYNHTDILIFPALILWILTFIFSRYHIISGGIPGVGFGIITTFGILFGQSLGPGQDLVYSALYRFSSVSVAILVSLCAVYIMHHILNRFAVTRHHTFD, from the coding sequence ATGTCAGTATTGCAACTTGATGGTAATGGCTTGCGCCAAGCGCTGCGCATTGCCACGGGTTCAGCATTAGGGTTCGCACTGGCAAAATTGATGAATTGGCCTAATGGCATCTTTTTTACTGTCTACCCTATGTTATTGCTCGGCTTAGTCCCTGTACTTAATATGCATATCATTCGTCAGTTTTACGCTGGTGCTGTATTCAGTGCGTTGTTTGTGCTTGTTGTGCAAGGATTATTTTCCCACTTACCTGTTGTTATGACGATGATGAGTTTTGTCGCATTCGCTTTTTTGTTTTATCAAATGAGCCGTGGCGCTAACTTTTTATTTGGTGCTACAACGGTTGTGAGTTTGTCGATTCAATTACACTTTTCGACTTACACAGGTGGAGGAGTCAGTATTTATCCACTTATTATTAGTAACGCTGTTGCTGTTGTAGTCACTGTTATTTTTTCGATGCTTATGCATGGTTTGTTTCCTGATGTTGCACCGCGTCAAGCTCGTGTAATGCCAGAAAAAGCGAAAGAAAGTATACGCCATGAAGTTTTACTTTGCTCAACAGTGGCAACCTTGTCGTTTGTGGTATTTCAGGTGTTTGATTTACAAGACTCAATCTCCGCGCAAGCGGCATCGGTATTGATCTTATTTTCATTGTGCTGGAAAGCGGCCGGTATGGCGGCGTGGCAGCGTGCAATTGGCACATTAATTGGCTGTAATTTAGCGTTAGTTGCGCAGCTCTTTTTATACAATCACACTGATATATTGATTTTTCCTGCGCTTATCTTATGGATTTTGACGTTCATCTTTAGTCGATACCATATAATTTCTGGCGGCATTCCTGGCGTTGGTTTTGGTATTATTACTACATTTGGTATTTTGTTTGGTCAATCGTTAGGGCCAGGACAGGACTTGGTTTACAGTGCTTTGTATCGGTTCTCGTCAGTATCTGTGGCGATTCTAGTCAGTTTATGTGCTGTGTATATTATGCACCATATACTCAATCGTTTCGCTGTAACACGGCATCATACATTTGATTAA
- the arfB gene encoding alternative ribosome rescue aminoacyl-tRNA hydrolase ArfB has protein sequence MLIISNTVTIDEWELDISAIRSQGAGGQNVNKVASAIHLRFDINRSKLPDFYKQRLLNLNDSRITKEGVVVIKSQNHRTQELNKEDALNRLKELIISATQVQKKRRPTKPSKNSQRKRMDSKTKRGQTKELRKNIKL, from the coding sequence ATGTTAATTATTTCCAATACTGTAACAATCGATGAATGGGAGCTCGATATAAGCGCTATTCGTTCTCAAGGAGCGGGTGGGCAAAATGTGAACAAAGTGGCGAGTGCTATCCATTTACGCTTTGATATTAATCGCTCCAAACTTCCTGACTTTTACAAACAACGACTGTTAAATTTAAATGATTCTCGAATCACAAAAGAGGGCGTTGTTGTAATAAAATCGCAAAACCATCGTACTCAAGAACTTAATAAAGAAGATGCACTTAACCGCTTAAAAGAACTTATTATAAGTGCGACACAGGTTCAAAAGAAACGCAGACCAACCAAACCAAGTAAAAACTCTCAACGAAAGAGGATGGACAGCAAAACCAAAAGAGGACAAACAAAAGAGTTAAGAAAAAACATAAAATTATAA
- a CDS encoding short-chain dehydrogenase encodes MKALLISMSLLVMSFSSFAEDITENQLQSYIKALPAVANWSQNQPELKNVDLGSMLSGSEATNTSSMMGFLDQIKQHELYTEFAGLTEQYGFTPEQLIAVGSEVSMAYLANLKGSLSSENQKRVDQAVTGLQSFGASSANSGTRSLAGALEGAKSSTNVNEGNVSLVKEYMPQLKQLFAMLQ; translated from the coding sequence ATGAAAGCGTTACTTATATCAATGAGTTTACTCGTAATGAGTTTTTCAAGCTTCGCAGAAGATATTACGGAAAACCAACTTCAAAGTTATATTAAAGCGTTACCTGCAGTGGCTAATTGGTCGCAGAATCAGCCTGAGCTTAAAAACGTTGACTTAGGAAGTATGTTAAGTGGTTCTGAGGCAACGAATACATCATCAATGATGGGGTTTCTTGATCAAATAAAACAACACGAGCTATATACTGAGTTTGCGGGCTTAACTGAGCAATATGGTTTTACGCCAGAGCAGTTAATTGCCGTTGGCTCTGAAGTATCAATGGCCTATTTAGCTAATTTAAAAGGTAGCTTGTCTAGTGAGAATCAAAAGCGTGTTGATCAAGCTGTAACAGGCTTGCAAAGTTTCGGCGCTTCTTCGGCTAATTCGGGCACACGATCATTGGCAGGTGCATTAGAAGGGGCAAAATCAAGCACCAACGTGAACGAAGGCAATGTGAGTTTGGTTAAGGAATATATGCCACAACTAAAACAACTATTTGCAATGTTACAGTAA
- a CDS encoding phytanoyl-CoA dioxygenase family protein, with translation MQNRYYEEYGYYHVKGLYNDKSLSKVRPILDKFHDNWLQENQHFYKTKGINSSGLTAARCLTDDEKLILFKFINSNTLLNHVRPIIAAPCFMNTQLFFNPYKKEQRNYWHRDMQYHLNLTEQKKALKGPEVLHCRVAFEDELGIEVIPASHKHWDSKEELTVRLEKQGASNSNALKSGKTIALEKGDLLIFSANMIHRGLYGLNRFAFDILYFERHPSIEQFLQTDFLPTENQKLQLDNPDAFIWPQKNG, from the coding sequence ATGCAAAACCGCTATTATGAAGAATATGGCTATTACCATGTAAAGGGCCTTTACAATGATAAGAGCCTATCAAAGGTTCGCCCAATTCTAGATAAGTTTCATGATAACTGGTTACAGGAAAACCAACATTTTTACAAAACTAAAGGCATCAATAGTTCAGGACTGACCGCAGCACGATGTTTAACGGATGACGAAAAATTAATTTTATTTAAGTTCATTAATTCAAATACTTTGCTCAACCACGTAAGACCAATTATTGCTGCACCGTGCTTTATGAATACCCAGCTTTTCTTTAACCCTTACAAAAAAGAACAGCGTAATTATTGGCACAGAGATATGCAGTACCATTTAAACCTAACCGAGCAAAAAAAAGCCCTTAAGGGCCCAGAGGTTTTGCATTGTCGAGTGGCTTTTGAGGATGAACTTGGTATTGAAGTCATTCCTGCAAGCCATAAACACTGGGACTCAAAAGAGGAGTTAACAGTGCGGCTAGAGAAACAGGGGGCTTCAAATAGTAATGCACTAAAGAGCGGAAAAACGATTGCTCTGGAAAAAGGGGACTTACTTATTTTTTCTGCAAATATGATTCATAGAGGCCTATATGGTTTAAATCGGTTTGCTTTTGATATTTTATACTTTGAACGCCATCCCAGTATTGAGCAATTTTTACAAACCGATTTTTTACCAACTGAAAATCAAAAGCTGCAACTCGACAACCCAGATGCCTTTATTTGGCCACAAAAAAACGGCTAG
- a CDS encoding uracil-DNA glycosylase family protein: MNTKVLIEQVSKCVICEPHLPLGAHPVIQFNSNARILIAGQAPGVKVHQTGKPFNDASGDRLRKWLNVSTDEFYDEQSFAILPMGFCYPGKGKSGDLPPRKECAIAWREKLLAQLNNIQLTIVLGKYARAYHLPQTKKQPLTELVKSWRDYWPSHLPLPHPSPRNNIWLKKNPWFEQQVLPELSTKVRSILKG, translated from the coding sequence ATGAATACAAAAGTTTTAATAGAACAAGTTAGTAAATGCGTGATCTGTGAACCTCATTTACCACTTGGCGCACACCCTGTTATCCAGTTTAACAGTAACGCTCGTATCTTAATTGCAGGCCAAGCGCCCGGAGTTAAAGTTCATCAAACAGGTAAGCCGTTCAATGATGCAAGTGGCGATAGGCTTCGAAAGTGGCTTAATGTAAGTACTGATGAATTCTACGATGAACAGAGTTTTGCTATTTTACCTATGGGTTTTTGTTATCCAGGAAAAGGCAAATCAGGTGATTTACCGCCAAGAAAAGAATGCGCTATTGCATGGCGTGAGAAGCTTCTGGCGCAATTAAATAATATTCAGCTGACTATTGTTCTTGGCAAGTATGCGCGAGCTTATCATTTACCACAAACAAAGAAGCAGCCATTAACAGAGTTAGTAAAATCATGGCGTGACTACTGGCCAAGCCATCTTCCGTTACCTCACCCTAGCCCCCGCAACAATATATGGCTAAAGAAAAATCCTTGGTTTGAACAACAAGTACTGCCCGAGCTTAGTACAAAAGTACGCTCCATACTTAAAGGCTAA
- a CDS encoding VOC family protein — protein MSNHHTLNYVEFAASDLTATKAFFQHVFKWQFTDYGPQYTAFSCESAGLDGGFYQAPLKCLSTNGGALLVLYSNNIKETQSQVESHGGKIIKPLFHFPGGYRFHFTEPSGNELAVWSKQA, from the coding sequence ATGTCAAACCATCATACTTTAAATTACGTTGAATTTGCTGCGAGCGATTTAACAGCAACTAAAGCTTTCTTCCAGCACGTGTTTAAATGGCAGTTTACTGACTATGGACCTCAATACACCGCATTTAGCTGTGAATCAGCAGGCCTAGACGGAGGCTTTTATCAAGCACCATTAAAATGTCTATCAACGAATGGTGGGGCGTTGTTAGTGCTTTACTCAAACAACATTAAGGAAACTCAATCACAGGTTGAGAGCCATGGCGGTAAAATAATAAAACCTCTTTTTCATTTTCCGGGTGGTTATCGCTTTCATTTCACAGAGCCAAGCGGTAATGAGCTGGCAGTTTGGTCAAAACAAGCCTAG
- a CDS encoding aspartate/glutamate racemase family protein: MRTIGLIGGMSWESTQSYYQLLNQGVKETLGGLHSAQIVLVSLDFAEIARLQQQQDWPQMAEILIKAAKQVEAAGADYLLICTNTMHKLAEQVQAAISIPLLHIADAVGENLIQNNHKKVALLGTQFTMEQDFYKQRLADKFSIDVLIPAAQERAIIHNVIYNELCKGIIKSESKAAYLAIIDKLKQQGAEAVILGCTEIALLVQQADTSMPLLDSTALHCEMALEHSLNKE, from the coding sequence ATGCGAACAATAGGATTAATTGGCGGTATGAGCTGGGAGTCAACGCAAAGTTATTACCAGCTTTTAAATCAAGGTGTTAAAGAAACCCTTGGTGGACTTCATAGTGCACAAATAGTACTGGTAAGCTTGGATTTTGCCGAAATAGCAAGATTACAACAGCAACAAGATTGGCCACAGATGGCAGAGATACTGATCAAAGCAGCCAAGCAAGTTGAGGCTGCAGGTGCGGATTATTTATTAATTTGTACCAATACAATGCACAAATTAGCTGAGCAAGTACAAGCTGCGATTTCAATTCCTTTATTACACATTGCTGATGCAGTTGGTGAAAACCTGATCCAAAATAATCATAAAAAGGTCGCTTTACTTGGAACCCAGTTCACTATGGAACAGGATTTCTATAAACAACGACTAGCAGATAAATTTTCTATTGATGTGTTAATCCCAGCAGCACAGGAGCGAGCCATCATTCATAATGTTATTTATAATGAATTATGTAAAGGGATTATAAAATCAGAGTCTAAAGCTGCGTACTTAGCAATTATTGATAAACTAAAACAGCAAGGAGCAGAGGCTGTTATTCTAGGTTGTACAGAAATCGCATTACTAGTACAGCAAGCTGATACTTCAATGCCGCTGCTTGATAGCACTGCGCTACATTGTGAAATGGCCCTTGAGCATAGCCTTAATAAGGAATAA
- a CDS encoding PepSY-associated TM helix domain-containing protein — MKENFFRSMTWLHTWVGLLVCWLLFLIFFAGTISFFKDEITYWSEPETHTITHQDNRLDKQRQQINYAVEQLQNKAADSSSWRIYLPEPRNPLYTYSYAEPKQPEQRRAKFTETYLDPATKEEIAPPRETKGGYFFYRLHFDLHYIDVRTARWLVCLASLFMLIALITGVVIHKRIFKDMFSFRKNKGSRSWLDAHNVSSVLALPFHIMITYTGLITLIFMVFPYPAQTVYEKGLQQMFNEASPIRARVESSDVPAPLVSMNTILDQVYTRSPDADIGFFFIRDANKESSRVSVYLNTGKEVVDNGAAFLFSGSTGELLAEQGKDWSASARFYDSMTALHAGRLASPLLRWLYFLCGIAGCAMIATGCIMWAKRLRERLKPQQQAGVGLKLVETLNLATLMGLPFATASFFIANRLLPLEMVARADKEILVFFLAWLAMTVLAIISSSKRQWQLAAWLNALVCFAVPLVNAMTTEGDWISYLLTQNWALFCVDFGFIIAGSLFILQGKKLRTASKKVSTRRFQKPKELKEQQG, encoded by the coding sequence ATGAAAGAGAACTTTTTTCGCTCAATGACCTGGCTACATACTTGGGTTGGTTTGTTAGTATGTTGGTTATTATTTTTAATTTTTTTTGCTGGCACAATCAGTTTTTTTAAAGACGAGATTACTTATTGGTCTGAGCCAGAAACGCACACTATTACTCATCAAGATAACCGTCTAGATAAGCAAAGACAGCAAATTAACTATGCCGTAGAGCAGTTGCAAAATAAAGCAGCAGACTCATCATCATGGCGTATTTATTTACCTGAGCCTCGTAACCCTTTATATACCTATAGTTATGCTGAGCCTAAGCAGCCAGAGCAACGACGCGCTAAATTTACTGAGACTTATTTAGACCCTGCTACAAAAGAGGAAATTGCGCCGCCTAGAGAGACCAAAGGCGGGTATTTTTTCTATCGACTGCATTTTGATTTACATTACATCGATGTCAGAACTGCACGTTGGCTAGTGTGTCTAGCATCATTATTTATGCTGATTGCTTTGATTACAGGTGTTGTTATTCACAAGCGTATTTTTAAAGATATGTTTAGCTTTAGAAAAAACAAAGGAAGTCGCAGTTGGCTTGATGCTCATAATGTATCATCGGTATTAGCCTTACCATTTCATATTATGATTACGTATACAGGCTTGATAACGTTAATATTTATGGTTTTCCCCTACCCTGCTCAAACGGTGTATGAGAAGGGGCTACAACAAATGTTTAACGAGGCAAGTCCTATCAGGGCTCGTGTCGAATCGAGTGATGTTCCTGCGCCACTAGTGAGCATGAATACTATTTTAGATCAGGTTTATACTAGGTCACCTGATGCTGATATTGGCTTTTTCTTTATTCGCGATGCAAACAAAGAGTCATCACGCGTGAGTGTGTATTTGAATACAGGTAAAGAAGTTGTGGATAATGGGGCGGCATTTTTATTTTCAGGTAGTACTGGCGAATTACTCGCTGAGCAAGGTAAGGACTGGTCGGCATCGGCACGCTTTTATGATTCGATGACAGCATTACATGCAGGGCGACTAGCTAGCCCATTATTACGCTGGCTATATTTCTTATGTGGTATCGCTGGCTGCGCAATGATTGCTACAGGCTGCATTATGTGGGCTAAACGTTTAAGAGAGCGTTTAAAGCCGCAGCAGCAAGCTGGGGTTGGCTTGAAATTAGTAGAAACGTTAAATCTAGCTACTCTGATGGGGTTACCATTTGCTACGGCATCATTTTTTATTGCTAATCGATTATTACCTTTAGAGATGGTAGCGCGTGCCGATAAAGAAATACTCGTGTTCTTCCTCGCATGGTTAGCAATGACTGTGCTGGCAATAATAAGTAGCTCCAAACGTCAATGGCAATTAGCTGCGTGGCTTAACGCATTGGTATGTTTTGCTGTTCCTTTAGTAAATGCTATGACAACAGAAGGTGATTGGATCAGTTATTTACTAACTCAAAACTGGGCGCTGTTTTGCGTTGATTTTGGTTTCATTATTGCGGGAAGCCTGTTTATTTTACAGGGCAAAAAATTACGTACTGCTAGCAAAAAAGTAAGTACTCGCCGTTTTCAAAAGCCCAAGGAGCTTAAGGAGCAACAAGGATGA
- a CDS encoding DUF3325 domain-containing protein, translated as MMELLQFSLCFMAFNCFALAKFNHFREVFKKKLTDKQRHSFLTTGWITILLSLVLSVLSEGGYGALLFCGYMALSVLMLMILYSFTVSWVKHISILNLSILLLSCFSVMIF; from the coding sequence ATGATGGAATTACTGCAGTTTAGCTTGTGCTTTATGGCATTTAATTGTTTTGCTTTAGCAAAGTTTAACCATTTTCGTGAAGTTTTTAAAAAAAAGCTAACTGATAAACAGCGACATAGCTTTTTAACTACAGGCTGGATCACTATTTTACTAAGTTTAGTGTTATCTGTATTGAGCGAAGGTGGATATGGTGCATTATTATTTTGCGGTTATATGGCGCTAAGTGTACTTATGCTCATGATTTTATATAGTTTTACCGTTTCATGGGTAAAGCATATAAGTATACTCAATTTATCAATTTTACTGTTGAGTTGCTTTTCGGTAATGATTTTTTAG
- a CDS encoding lipocalin family protein — MRNFHKLLIIAITSTILSACTGTPENIKPVENFELNKYTGTWYEIARLDHSFERGLEGITAQYSVNPDGSVKVINKGYNLEEQAWEQAQGKAKFASKPNIGHLEVSFFGPFYSSYVIFELDKENYQYAYITGYNKEYLWFLSRTPKVSKAQLKDFKDTAKKYGFKTEELIFVEHDEL; from the coding sequence GTGCGCAACTTCCATAAACTTCTCATTATAGCAATTACCTCTACGATACTCTCTGCCTGTACTGGCACTCCAGAGAATATAAAACCGGTTGAAAACTTTGAACTCAATAAATACACAGGTACCTGGTATGAAATTGCGCGGCTAGACCACTCTTTTGAGCGTGGCTTAGAAGGAATAACAGCTCAATATTCAGTTAATCCGGATGGCAGTGTAAAAGTAATTAACAAGGGCTACAATCTTGAGGAACAGGCATGGGAGCAAGCCCAAGGCAAAGCTAAATTTGCGAGCAAACCTAATATAGGTCATTTAGAGGTTTCTTTCTTTGGCCCATTCTACAGCTCGTATGTCATTTTTGAATTAGATAAAGAAAATTATCAATATGCATATATCACTGGCTACAACAAAGAATATTTATGGTTTTTATCAAGAACACCCAAGGTGAGCAAAGCACAATTAAAAGACTTTAAAGACACAGCTAAAAAATATGGCTTTAAAACCGAAGAATTAATATTCGTTGAGCATGACGAACTGTAA
- a CDS encoding YaiI/YqxD family protein: MKIWVDADACPTVIKEILFRAAERTQTVTTLVANHAMRVPPSKFISRIQVSSGFDIADSEIVKRVEAGDLVITGDIPLAAEVIEKNAQALNPRGELYTTENIRSRLNVRDFMETMRSSGVEMSGGPPPLSQADRQNFANNLDRILAKKL; the protein is encoded by the coding sequence ATGAAAATTTGGGTTGATGCGGACGCCTGTCCTACCGTTATCAAAGAGATATTATTTCGCGCAGCAGAGCGCACGCAAACAGTTACAACGCTGGTTGCTAATCATGCGATGCGTGTGCCACCCTCAAAGTTTATTTCGCGTATACAAGTTTCATCAGGGTTTGATATTGCTGATAGCGAGATTGTGAAACGCGTTGAAGCGGGTGATCTCGTTATCACAGGGGATATTCCACTTGCCGCAGAAGTAATAGAAAAAAATGCACAAGCGCTGAATCCTCGTGGAGAGCTTTATACCACGGAGAATATTCGCTCTAGATTAAACGTACGAGATTTTATGGAAACAATGCGTTCTAGTGGAGTTGAAATGTCTGGAGGACCACCGCCTCTAAGCCAAGCCGACAGGCAAAACTTTGCTAATAATTTAGATCGCATTCTAGCTAAAAAACTATGA
- a CDS encoding DUF6942 family protein, protein MKKQLQGFGDSKFTVAVYIEKRPPMVPWQTLNFLHAMQASEINSINQACGNGWRKVFNVYAKVLFALPSEHFKFAKQACDWQTFRDDLLLQTNSRTALLFSPPLLDEGNQLHIIAGRTHAKKLIQSGLLNSPLTWLDDEFAISKSDKVIVCPYFDYRQLSNIKIARLSQLVADVLA, encoded by the coding sequence ATAAAGAAGCAGCTACAGGGTTTTGGAGACAGCAAATTCACTGTAGCGGTATACATTGAAAAGCGCCCACCTATGGTGCCGTGGCAAACACTCAATTTTTTGCATGCAATGCAAGCAAGCGAAATTAATAGCATAAATCAAGCTTGCGGTAATGGCTGGAGAAAAGTTTTTAACGTATATGCCAAGGTATTATTTGCTCTGCCTAGTGAACATTTTAAATTTGCAAAGCAAGCGTGTGACTGGCAAACCTTCCGAGATGATTTATTACTGCAAACTAACAGCCGCACTGCGCTTTTGTTTAGTCCGCCACTTTTAGATGAAGGTAACCAATTGCATATTATTGCAGGTCGTACCCATGCTAAAAAACTGATTCAATCAGGGCTGCTTAATTCACCACTAACTTGGTTAGATGATGAATTTGCCATTAGCAAGAGTGACAAGGTTATCGTATGCCCTTACTTCGATTATCGGCAATTGAGTAATATTAAGATTGCTCGACTAAGCCAATTAGTGGCTGATGTTTTGGCTTAA
- a CDS encoding response regulator: protein MKILVVDDMPLMRHVLINMLRRLNYDDITEATDGNQAIELLGKQHFDLVITDLHMPKMDGKCLLMQMRDSPDFHNIPVLMVTCEDSKQTVTDMISAKVNGFIIKPFCLNTLNKQLSRIVKHD, encoded by the coding sequence ATGAAAATTCTTGTCGTCGATGATATGCCTTTGATGCGCCATGTTCTAATAAACATGCTGCGCCGTCTAAACTATGATGACATTACAGAAGCGACTGATGGCAATCAAGCTATCGAATTATTAGGGAAACAACATTTTGACCTAGTCATTACTGATTTGCATATGCCAAAAATGGATGGCAAATGCTTACTTATGCAAATGCGTGATAGCCCTGATTTTCATAACATTCCTGTTTTAATGGTTACATGCGAAGACAGTAAACAGACCGTTACAGATATGATTAGCGCCAAAGTGAATGGTTTTATTATTAAGCCATTTTGCTTGAATACCCTAAATAAACAGCTGAGCCGCATTGTTAAACATGACTAG